The DNA window ATCATACAGTTGATAAAAATGTGTTTATTTTCAGGCGCATAGGAGCTGTTTTGTGTTTGGACGGAGAAGTTCAAGGGAAACGAATCCGGAACAGGCCAGGGTGGGGGATAGACCTTTTCGCGGTTATCGGCATATGATAAAAATCCCGTTCTGAGTTGAAAAAACAGGGGAAGACAATGGCGTTTCATGGCGATAAAAAAGAGGGAACCTGGCTGCTGGCCGATGCAGAAAACCGGCTGAAGGACTGGCTGGTGCCCAAGGTGCCGAAAGGGATTGAGACTTATCATCTGACGCTGACGACGCTGCTGTGGTGCGCCATGATTATTCTCTTCAGTTTTATGGCGCGGTACTCCATTCATTTTCTCTGGGTGGTTTCGCTGGCTATTTTCGGGCAATACATTACCGACCTGCTGGATGGCGAGGTGGGACGGCGGCGGAACACCGGCCTGATCAAATGGGGGTACTACATGGATCACTTCCTCGACTACCTGTTTCTCTGCTCCATTCTCATCGGATACGGTCTGATGGTGGAGGATCATAACAAGTATCTGCTTTTCTACATCCTCGCTCTGTTCGGCGCATTCATGGTGAATTCATTCCTCTCGTTCGCGGCAACGGGGGCATTCAAAATCAGCTACCTGGGCATCGGCCCGACCGAGGTGCGGCTGATCTTTATCGCGGCCAATACGCTGATCATTATTTTTGCGGAGAAGTTCGAAATTGCGCGGGTGTTGCCGGTTGTACTGGCCGGCGCAACCTTTGCTTTGTTTGTTACGGTTTATCAGACACAGAAGATGCTGTGGAAAATCGATATGGACAACCGGGAGAAGGAGGAACCGGACACCGCTGAAGGCGAACGTTGAGCGGGACGCATGGGATTTTGAACCCGGTCGTACCGAAGCGGTTATTATCTGATGGGATCATTCAATACAGTAGGTTGTTATGTTTAAGAATAAGCGTCTTCTCTGGTTAACGTTGTTGTTTGTATTGAGTGCAATTGTCGTGCTCGGCATGAAAATCGGTTTTCCGTCGCACCGGCTCATTGCTTACGGGCTGCTCGGTCTCGGCTGGATTCCGCTGCTGATTTCCTATCAGATCAACCGCCGGATTCTGCGTGTGCAGAAAAAGCTGATCCGTAAAAAGGCGCGACCTTTTCTTCCGCATGCGATCGTTGCTGTTTTGCTGCTGCTGGCGTTTTATGTCACCTCGGCGCTGTTTCCGGTGGAGCGCAGTCCGCTGGCCGAATGGAGCCCGGAAAAGATCCGGACGGAAATGGATCGCGATCTCGGCAGCTAC is part of the Pontiella agarivorans genome and encodes:
- a CDS encoding CDP-alcohol phosphatidyltransferase family protein — its product is MAFHGDKKEGTWLLADAENRLKDWLVPKVPKGIETYHLTLTTLLWCAMIILFSFMARYSIHFLWVVSLAIFGQYITDLLDGEVGRRRNTGLIKWGYYMDHFLDYLFLCSILIGYGLMVEDHNKYLLFYILALFGAFMVNSFLSFAATGAFKISYLGIGPTEVRLIFIAANTLIIIFAEKFEIARVLPVVLAGATFALFVTVYQTQKMLWKIDMDNREKEEPDTAEGER